Proteins found in one Zea mays cultivar B73 chromosome 1, Zm-B73-REFERENCE-NAM-5.0, whole genome shotgun sequence genomic segment:
- the LOC100501225 gene encoding uncharacterized protein LOC100501225, with protein MGGGGEGRDSGGGGGAASFREAARDFSNVASFSELPFLQRSAAPPRGSPHNSGIRIFGIDVPHSPPERNSNKDATAATTTTAAASATQSSGGGGATTDSSSSSSRKFECHYCCRNFPTSQALGGHQNAHKRERQHAKRVQMQSAMAAAAAAAAAAGGAHHHHLLGYPQHRFGVAGPTVATLYPSWPTMRPPAPAGAGAGAVAIGGPQFYSGIGSIAQPINGSPLLTAAGLWRGPPPPAAGHGNASLPSSPGGERRRPVALSSSSPVFRGDDPRASTSLLAAASSPSSSSSLLLSPQGQFVCEQPAATTAAEGVSLDLHL; from the coding sequence ATGGGCGGCGGCGGCGAAGGCAGagacagcggcggcggcggcggcgcggcgagctTTCGGGAGGCGGCTCGTGACTTCAGCAACGTCGCGTCCTTCTCCGAGCTTCCGTTCCTGCAGCGCTCCGCCGCCCCGCCCCGTGGAAGCCCCCACAACTCCGGCATCCGCATCTTCGGCATCGACGTCCCGCACTCCCCACCGGAGAGAAACTCTAATAAAGATGCCACGGCCGCTACTACTACTACCGCCGCCGCTTCCGCCACGCagagcagcggcggcggcggggccACCAccgacagcagcagcagcagcagccgcaagTTCGAGTGCCACTACTGCTGCAGGAACTTCCCGACGTCGCAGGCGCTCGGGGGCCACCAGAATGCGCACAAACGcgagcggcagcacgccaagcgcGTGCAGATGCAGTCCGCGATGGCCGCCGCCgcagccgcggcggcggcggctggcggcgcgcaccaccaccacctactCGGCTACCCGCAGCACCGCTTCGGCGTCGCAGGCCCCACGGTGGCGACATTGTACCCCTCGTGGCCAACAATGAGGCCTCCAGCTCCAGCAGGCGCCGGTGCCGGTGCCGTCGCCATCGGCGGCCCGCAGTTCTACAGCGGGATCGGCTCGATCGCCCAGCCGATCAACGGGAGCCCCCTCCTCACGGCTGCCGGGCTCTGGAGGGGCCCGCCGCCGCCTGCTGCCGGGCATGGGAACGCGAGCTTGCCGTCGTCACCAGGCGGAGAGCGCCGCCGGCCGGTCGcgctctcgtcctcgtcccccgtGTTCCGCGGAGACGATCCGAGGGCTTCCACTTCTCTTTTGGCGGCGGCGTCGTCGCCCTCCTCTTCCTCCTCTTTGCTGCTATCTCCACAAGGTCAGTTTGTCTGTGAGCAGCCTGCTGCCACCACTGCGGCCGAGGGCGTGAGCCTAGATTTGCATCTATAA